One genomic segment of Sphingobacteriales bacterium includes these proteins:
- the secDF gene encoding protein translocase subunit SecDF: MQAKGLIKFFFAAILLVCLYYLSFTWFTNIVEGRAKEYAEEKIANKTFANEFAKEDEIRKESKRYLDSVANKKVINLGIANYTYNEVQERQLSLGLDLQGGMSVVLEVRLEDLITSLANNSKDPTFAKAIARAKELEKGQEADFVTLFGAAWKEVAPDVPMANIFNNAKLRDKNISANSTNDQILAVIRDEGNAAVDRTFQIMRTRVDQFGVSSANINLQKSTGRIYIELPGVDDRERVRKLLQASAKLEFWEVYENSNEIAKMIQAANKALAAKYKIKTEDNASAQQDTIKTPDANNTETANAGADTTKAKKEGEVDLLADKDTSKTNADSLDIEKFKRENPLLGIFSPIQQAGAPMIGYVSALDIDTLRAYFNMPEVKQAFPANIKLVISAKPSEASKDAAIHEVYAVQSRFGAEQRAAMEGDVVTDARQDVNQKQQTVVTMAMNSEGAKMWRKITGENIGQSVAVVLDDLVYSAPTVQNEIAGGNTEISGNFTVREAQDLASILKAGKLPAPAKIIQEEVIGPSLGEKSITAGILSLVLGFAAILLFMVLYYRTGGLIANLALLINLFIIIGVLASLGSSLTLPGMAGIILTMGIAVDANILIFERIREELARGLSLAQAVAHGYSKSYSAIIDANITTLITATILVYFGLGPIRGFATVLIIGLFSSLFTAIFITRLMIEWLMKKGVKISYASSWSLGMFKNIKYDFIGIRRIPFALSFVAVIIGLVSFFTKGFEMGVDLKGGRTYVVKFDQTANASDIRDAIAAKLGSTPIVQTFGSSNQVKITTSHLIDNNDPEVDKKVISDIHEVLVKFGAKPDFNAFSKENLQSSQKVGANIADDIKRGAVWATMLALLSIFAYITMRFPNWRYGLGAVLATSHDGVVILALFSIFAGILPFSLEIDQTFIAAFLTIIGYSVNDTVVIFDRVREYIRNNPKRDLKETMNDAIASTLSRTINVSLSMLLVVLCLFIFGGDVIRGFAFAMIVGIIVGTYSSIFIASSVVYEFAKGRFNPEGLAAKNTEAKEIATT; this comes from the coding sequence GCGCCAACTTAGTTTGGGCTTAGACTTGCAAGGCGGTATGAGCGTGGTATTGGAAGTACGCCTCGAAGACCTTATTACCTCGTTGGCTAATAATAGCAAAGACCCAACTTTTGCCAAAGCCATCGCTCGCGCCAAAGAGCTTGAAAAAGGGCAGGAGGCCGATTTTGTTACCCTATTTGGCGCCGCATGGAAAGAAGTAGCACCAGACGTGCCAATGGCAAACATATTTAACAACGCTAAACTGCGCGACAAAAATATTAGTGCCAACTCAACTAACGACCAAATTTTGGCTGTTATCAGAGATGAGGGCAATGCTGCCGTTGACCGCACTTTTCAAATTATGCGTACCCGCGTTGACCAATTTGGAGTATCGTCGGCTAATATTAATTTACAAAAATCGACTGGCCGTATATACATTGAATTGCCTGGCGTAGATGACCGCGAACGGGTTCGTAAACTATTACAAGCAAGTGCTAAATTAGAGTTTTGGGAAGTTTACGAAAATAGTAACGAAATAGCTAAAATGATACAGGCAGCAAATAAAGCTTTGGCTGCCAAGTATAAAATCAAAACTGAAGATAATGCCTCGGCACAACAAGATACAATAAAAACACCTGATGCCAATAACACCGAAACCGCTAATGCAGGTGCCGATACCACAAAAGCTAAAAAAGAAGGAGAAGTAGATTTATTGGCTGACAAAGACACTAGCAAAACCAATGCCGACTCGTTAGACATTGAAAAATTTAAACGCGAAAATCCACTTTTAGGCATTTTTAGCCCGATACAACAGGCCGGTGCGCCGATGATTGGGTACGTAAGCGCCCTTGATATTGACACTTTGAGAGCCTATTTTAATATGCCGGAAGTTAAACAAGCTTTCCCCGCTAATATAAAATTAGTAATATCGGCAAAACCCTCTGAAGCCTCAAAGGATGCTGCTATACATGAGGTATATGCTGTGCAAAGCCGGTTTGGTGCAGAGCAACGCGCTGCAATGGAAGGAGATGTTGTTACAGATGCGCGCCAAGACGTAAACCAAAAACAACAAACCGTTGTAACAATGGCTATGAACAGCGAAGGTGCAAAAATGTGGCGCAAAATTACCGGAGAAAATATAGGTCAAAGTGTAGCTGTAGTATTAGACGATTTAGTCTATTCAGCCCCAACTGTACAAAACGAAATTGCAGGCGGTAACACCGAAATATCCGGAAATTTTACCGTGCGTGAGGCGCAAGACTTGGCCAGCATACTAAAAGCAGGTAAATTGCCCGCTCCAGCTAAAATTATTCAAGAAGAGGTAATAGGCCCATCACTTGGCGAAAAATCTATTACCGCCGGTATTTTGTCGTTGGTGTTAGGTTTTGCTGCTATCTTATTGTTTATGGTTTTATACTACCGTACTGGTGGTTTAATTGCCAACCTTGCCCTACTAATAAATTTGTTTATAATTATTGGCGTCTTAGCCTCGTTGGGTTCAAGTTTAACGCTGCCAGGTATGGCCGGTATTATATTAACTATGGGTATTGCCGTAGATGCCAATATTCTTATATTTGAGCGCATACGTGAAGAACTTGCCAGAGGCTTAAGTTTGGCTCAAGCTGTTGCACATGGCTACTCTAAGTCCTACTCGGCAATTATTGACGCAAATATTACAACCCTTATAACCGCTACTATATTGGTTTATTTTGGTTTAGGCCCAATTAGAGGTTTTGCTACAGTGTTAATTATCGGTTTGTTCTCCTCGTTATTTACTGCCATTTTTATTACCCGCCTAATGATTGAGTGGTTAATGAAAAAAGGCGTAAAAATTAGCTATGCCAGTAGCTGGAGTTTGGGCATGTTTAAAAATATTAAATACGATTTTATTGGCATTCGTCGCATACCTTTTGCCTTGTCCTTTGTGGCTGTTATTATCGGCTTAGTTTCGTTCTTTACCAAAGGCTTCGAAATGGGTGTTGACCTTAAAGGTGGTCGCACTTATGTCGTTAAATTTGATCAAACAGCAAACGCCTCAGATATACGCGATGCAATTGCCGCTAAACTTGGATCGACCCCTATTGTGCAAACATTTGGCAGCAGTAATCAAGTGAAAATAACTACCAGCCACCTTATTGATAATAACGACCCCGAAGTTGATAAAAAAGTAATTTCCGATATCCATGAAGTATTAGTAAAATTTGGCGCTAAACCCGATTTTAATGCCTTCTCAAAAGAAAATCTTCAAAGTTCACAAAAAGTAGGGGCTAATATTGCCGATGACATCAAACGCGGTGCAGTTTGGGCTACCATGTTGGCACTGTTGTCTATATTTGCTTACATTACTATGCGATTCCCTAACTGGCGATATGGACTGGGGGCTGTTTTGGCTACTTCCCACGATGGCGTAGTTATATTGGCGCTGTTCTCAATATTTGCTGGAATTTTACCTTTCTCGCTCGAAATTGACCAAACATTTATTGCCGCCTTCTTAACCATTATTGGTTATTCGGTGAATGATACCGTAGTAATTTTTGACCGGGTAAGGGAATATATACGGAATAACCCTAAGCGCGACCTTAAAGAAACTATGAACGATGCCATTGCCAGTACATTAAGCCGTACTATAAACGTATCTCTATCCATGTTGTTAGTGGTGTTGTGTTTGTTTATATTTGGCGGAGACGTTATACGCGGATTTGCCTTTGCCATGATTGTAGGTATTATTGTTGGTACTTACTCGTCTATTTTTATTGCCTCATCTGTTGTTTACGAGTTTGCAAAAGGCAGGTTTAACCCCGAAGGCTTGGCTGCTAAAAACACCGAGGCAAAAGAAATTGCTACTACTTGA
- a CDS encoding TolC family protein, which produces MQATIRTIFTQLLLFILFVCASITTQAQNTLSIVQCITYAEQNNLQIKQLGLNEQTANENLRQAKANQYPNLSANASHSLSFGRNIDPTTNSFNTASIQSQQWGISGGILLYQGGLLKRSIAQRNMQVTLAQLESESARTNLKLNVLTAYLNILLAQSQLKVLQQQTKLTAEQYTNTQKLVNAGLIPEGNLLDLQAQQQNEALNITTAQNAVDAAYLGMGQLMNYTDNYKIVEPTVSLPSAINVSGYNVEQAYQTSLTTQPSIKTASLRTKIAQQGLSIAQSGRMPSIALSGGLNTRWSSLGKRLNEDGEFGIAQTPYFTSKFDSVYTISFPFEDDPYFSQISNNFGNFLGLNVSIPIYNRREVKTSSALAQIGIANAQIAEQIQQQELRQTIERALLDARAAAQKYEAVAATITAQQKAFDFAQKKYNLGTATALELFAAQNALTLSQLNAEAAKYDYIFKLKLLDYYAGQPITF; this is translated from the coding sequence ATGCAAGCTACCATCCGCACAATATTTACACAACTATTATTATTTATTTTATTTGTTTGTGCAAGTATAACCACACAAGCGCAAAACACACTCAGCATAGTGCAATGTATAACCTATGCCGAACAAAACAATCTGCAAATTAAACAATTAGGCTTAAATGAGCAAACTGCCAACGAAAACCTCCGGCAAGCTAAAGCTAACCAATATCCAAACCTAAGTGCAAACGCATCGCATTCGCTTAGTTTTGGCCGCAATATTGACCCCACAACCAACTCATTTAATACAGCATCTATACAGTCGCAGCAGTGGGGTATTAGCGGTGGGATTTTGTTGTATCAAGGTGGTTTGTTAAAGCGCAGCATAGCCCAACGCAATATGCAGGTAACATTGGCCCAGCTTGAAAGTGAGAGTGCACGTACCAACCTGAAGCTAAATGTGCTAACGGCATACTTAAATATACTGTTAGCACAAAGCCAGTTAAAAGTGCTACAGCAACAAACTAAGCTTACTGCCGAGCAATACACCAATACTCAAAAATTAGTTAACGCCGGCCTCATCCCCGAAGGCAATTTGCTTGACCTGCAAGCCCAACAGCAAAACGAAGCTCTAAACATTACAACCGCACAAAATGCCGTTGATGCTGCTTATTTGGGGATGGGACAGCTAATGAACTATACCGATAATTATAAAATTGTTGAGCCAACGGTTAGTTTACCATCAGCCATAAATGTATCCGGATATAACGTTGAACAGGCCTACCAAACCTCATTAACTACACAGCCCAGCATTAAAACGGCAAGTTTGCGCACTAAAATTGCCCAACAAGGTTTATCTATAGCCCAAAGCGGGCGTATGCCCTCAATAGCATTGTCGGGCGGGCTAAATACACGCTGGTCAAGTTTAGGGAAACGTTTAAACGAAGACGGCGAATTTGGCATTGCGCAAACTCCCTATTTCACTTCTAAATTCGACTCGGTTTATACCATCAGTTTTCCGTTTGAAGACGACCCCTATTTTTCGCAAATAAGCAATAATTTTGGTAATTTTTTAGGACTTAATGTTTCAATACCTATTTACAACCGCCGCGAAGTAAAAACCAGTAGTGCATTAGCGCAAATTGGTATTGCCAACGCTCAAATTGCCGAGCAAATACAACAACAAGAACTGCGGCAAACCATTGAACGCGCTTTGTTAGACGCACGTGCTGCCGCTCAAAAATACGAAGCAGTGGCGGCTACCATTACAGCCCAACAAAAGGCCTTTGATTTTGCTCAAAAAAAGTACAATTTAGGTACTGCTACCGCGCTTGAACTTTTTGCAGCACAAAACGCCTTAACCTTAAGTCAATTAAATGCCGAAGCCGCTAAATACGACTATATTTTTAAACTCAAACTGCTAGATTATTACGCTGGCCAACCTATTACGTTTTAA
- a CDS encoding tandem-95 repeat protein, with amino-acid sequence MFVFTHIASLLLNGIGSLQKVRCLTLVFGLLLTGIGFPLYAQIEQEFCIDKFPDKIEICVDLEPGEFLDPDGSTSVFDCSLSPSGDFCVKYTPLPLFEGPDTVLIQICKIADPDDCYFLTYIVYVGCIQPDAVNDAANANGTTTIDVTANDWVKCADISGIKIKTNPTHGTAVVSGLNIIYTPDECYNGTDKIIYELINSCGKKDVATVNLTVSANNVAPDAKNDTGTSTDGNQVCVSVLNNDFDADGDAMTINTFGQGTNGVVVKSGNKLCYTPNSGFSGTDVFTYKICDPCNLCDQATVAITVEKLNQPPVANNDEGTTEGDPVCIKVMTNDYDPDGDPIAVTTYTQPIKGSVNYNPSTKEFCFTPTNNCFDYVTTFKYTICDDGSPKLCDEATVTITVNGDNQPPVLKNDNATSDGSTVCINVLANDNDPDGDVLHISNYTQPANGSVVIDPGTKKLCYTPNSGFEGTDSFQYCSCDPCGETSCATVTIIVELPNNPPVANNDEGTTEGDPVCIKVMTNDYDPDGDPIAVTNYGQPSQGTVTYNPLTKELCYDPKDDCYEGVVTFSYTICDNGSPKLCDDAVVTITVINDNIAPDAKNDALESDGSQVCKNVLSNDSDADGDVLSISMYGQGSNGVVIKAGSQLCYTPNAGFEGSDSFTYTVCDDCGLCDQATVTVMVVLPNNPPVANNDEGTTEGDPVCIKVMTNDYDPDGDPIAVTNYGQPSQGTVTYNPLTKELCYDPKDDCYEGVVTFSYTICDNGSPKLCDDAVVTITVINDNIAPDAKNDALESDGSQVCKNVLSNDSDADGDVLSISMYGQGSNGVVIKAGSQLCYTPNAGFEGSDSFTYTVCDDCGLCDQATVTVTVDIPCEPEVLEICADPLIPVTVCPQFCLEDWTIVEVEALFKCGIKLKEKCFIYTALPGQFGSDELIVKACDDFGNCETTIVYVIIGCGGNQPPFAQNDDVTTPQNQEGCLYPMNNDFDPDGDPITIEAISPPANGFIIYDDETGEFCYTPGLGFSGVEIFTYQVCDNKGACTSATITIVVTTDCEEDLFLCTKPLTPIIICPAFCTLNGEVQIIDAETTYNCSIKILPDGCVKYTSLPLFAGQETVTITGCDTNGNCETVTYIIEVSEDCDGEGFGLIPEHKDEIGSETSNKGQSGTPKMQINVSNYINGHVSIAYFVPTETVYRLAVTDMSGRLVYNTTVDASVSGWQPQMNLPTQHLSKGVYLVTITQDNDRANKVSAKFIAF; translated from the coding sequence ATGTTCGTTTTTACTCATATTGCAAGCCTACTACTTAATGGTATAGGCAGTTTGCAAAAAGTACGATGCTTAACGTTAGTATTTGGATTACTACTAACTGGCATTGGCTTCCCACTCTATGCCCAAATTGAGCAGGAGTTTTGCATTGATAAATTCCCTGACAAGATCGAGATATGCGTTGATTTAGAACCAGGTGAGTTTTTAGACCCCGATGGCTCTACAAGCGTTTTCGATTGTAGCCTGTCGCCAAGCGGCGATTTTTGTGTTAAATATACACCGCTACCCTTGTTTGAAGGGCCTGATACTGTTTTAATACAAATATGTAAAATTGCAGATCCAGACGACTGCTATTTCTTAACTTACATCGTATATGTTGGCTGCATCCAGCCTGATGCTGTAAATGATGCAGCCAACGCAAATGGTACTACTACCATTGATGTAACTGCTAATGATTGGGTAAAATGTGCTGATATTAGCGGCATAAAAATAAAAACTAATCCTACGCATGGTACAGCCGTTGTTTCGGGGCTTAACATTATATATACCCCCGATGAATGCTACAATGGTACAGACAAAATTATTTATGAGCTGATAAATAGTTGCGGAAAAAAAGACGTTGCAACTGTAAACCTAACTGTTTCGGCAAATAATGTGGCTCCGGATGCCAAAAACGACACCGGAACTTCAACCGACGGCAATCAAGTTTGTGTTTCAGTATTAAATAATGATTTTGATGCCGATGGTGATGCTATGACTATAAATACGTTTGGCCAAGGTACTAATGGTGTGGTGGTAAAATCCGGAAATAAACTATGTTATACACCTAACTCCGGATTTAGCGGTACTGACGTTTTTACTTATAAAATTTGTGATCCATGTAATCTTTGCGACCAGGCAACCGTTGCCATCACAGTCGAAAAACTAAATCAACCCCCAGTAGCTAATAACGATGAAGGCACCACCGAAGGTGACCCCGTGTGTATCAAAGTAATGACTAACGACTACGACCCCGATGGCGACCCCATTGCGGTAACAACATATACCCAACCCATTAAAGGATCTGTTAATTACAACCCCTCGACTAAAGAGTTTTGTTTTACGCCCACAAATAATTGTTTTGACTATGTAACAACCTTTAAATACACTATTTGCGATGATGGCTCACCCAAACTTTGCGACGAAGCGACAGTTACCATTACCGTTAACGGCGACAACCAACCTCCGGTGCTTAAAAACGATAATGCCACCAGCGACGGAAGCACCGTTTGTATTAATGTATTAGCAAACGACAACGACCCAGACGGCGATGTATTACATATTAGCAATTATACTCAGCCCGCCAATGGATCGGTAGTAATTGATCCGGGTACAAAAAAACTATGTTATACCCCCAATTCCGGATTTGAAGGAACTGATTCTTTTCAATATTGTTCGTGCGACCCATGTGGCGAAACGTCATGTGCTACTGTTACAATAATTGTTGAATTACCCAACAATCCCCCTGTAGCTAATAACGACGAGGGCACCACCGAAGGTGACCCCGTGTGTATCAAAGTAATGACTAACGATTACGACCCCGATGGCGACCCCATTGCGGTAACCAATTACGGCCAGCCCTCACAAGGTACGGTAACGTACAACCCGCTAACCAAAGAGTTGTGTTACGACCCCAAAGATGACTGTTACGAAGGGGTAGTAACATTTAGCTATACGATATGCGACAACGGTAGCCCCAAACTATGTGATGATGCGGTGGTAACGATAACAGTTATCAACGACAATATTGCTCCGGATGCCAAAAACGATGCCCTCGAAAGTGATGGCAGTCAAGTATGTAAAAACGTACTCAGCAACGACAGCGATGCCGATGGCGATGTATTGAGCATCAGCATGTACGGACAAGGTTCAAACGGAGTAGTTATTAAAGCTGGTAGCCAGTTATGCTACACGCCCAATGCCGGATTTGAAGGCAGCGATTCGTTTACCTATACCGTATGCGATGATTGTGGTCTTTGCGACCAAGCCACTGTAACGGTGATGGTAGTTTTACCCAACAATCCCCCTGTAGCTAATAACGACGAGGGCACCACCGAAGGTGACCCCGTGTGTATCAAAGTAATGACTAACGACTACGACCCCGATGGCGACCCCATTGCGGTAACCAATTACGGCCAGCCCTCACAAGGTACGGTAACGTACAACCCGCTAACCAAAGAGTTGTGTTACGACCCCAAAGACGACTGTTACGAAGGGGTAGTAACATTTAGCTATACGATATGCGACAACGGTAGCCCCAAACTATGTGATGATGCGGTGGTAACGATAACAGTTATCAACGACAATATTGCTCCGGATGCCAAAAACGATGCCCTCGAAAGTGATGGCAGTCAAGTATGTAAAAACGTACTCAGCAACGACAGCGATGCCGATGGCGATGTATTGAGCATCAGCATGTACGGACAAGGTTCAAACGGAGTAGTTATTAAAGCGGGCAGCCAGTTATGCTACACGCCCAATGCCGGATTTGAAGGCAGCGATTCGTTTACCTATACCGTATGCGATGATTGTGGTCTTTGCGACCAAGCCACTGTAACGGTTACGGTTGATATTCCTTGTGAGCCTGAGGTTTTAGAGATTTGCGCTGACCCGTTAATTCCGGTAACTGTTTGCCCTCAGTTTTGCTTAGAAGACTGGACAATTGTAGAAGTTGAAGCATTATTTAAATGTGGTATAAAACTTAAAGAAAAATGTTTTATTTATACTGCATTGCCCGGACAGTTTGGCTCGGATGAGTTGATAGTAAAAGCTTGTGATGATTTTGGAAATTGTGAAACAACTATTGTCTATGTTATTATCGGTTGTGGAGGAAATCAACCGCCTTTTGCCCAAAATGACGATGTTACAACACCACAAAATCAAGAGGGTTGCCTTTATCCAATGAATAACGATTTTGACCCTGACGGAGACCCGATTACCATTGAGGCAATATCGCCACCAGCCAACGGATTTATAATTTATGACGATGAAACCGGCGAATTCTGTTATACACCAGGTTTAGGTTTTTCGGGTGTTGAAATTTTTACCTACCAAGTTTGCGATAATAAAGGTGCCTGTACATCAGCTACAATTACCATAGTTGTAACAACAGATTGCGAAGAGGATTTATTCCTTTGTACGAAACCGCTAACCCCAATTATTATTTGTCCTGCGTTTTGTACCCTAAATGGCGAAGTTCAAATTATAGATGCTGAAACTACTTATAATTGTAGTATTAAAATTTTACCCGATGGCTGTGTTAAATATACTTCGTTGCCTTTATTTGCAGGGCAGGAAACTGTAACTATTACAGGCTGTGATACAAATGGCAATTGCGAAACAGTAACGTATATTATAGAGGTTAGCGAAGATTGCGATGGCGAAGGCTTCGGTTTAATTCCGGAGCATAAAGACGAAATAGGAAGTGAAACCAGCAATAAAGGCCAATCCGGAACGCCTAAAATGCAAATAAATGTTTCAAACTATATCAATGGCCATGTTTCCATAGCTTATTTTGTTCCAACTGAAACCGTATATAGACTTGCGGTTACAGACATGTCGGGTCGTTTAGTTTATAACACCACCGTTGATGCCTCTGTATCCGGATGGCAGCCACAAATGAACCTACCTACCCAGCATCTGTCTAAAGGTGTTTATTTGGTTACAATTACCCAAGACAATGACCGAGCCAATAAGGTTTCAGCTAAATTTATAGCGTTCTAA